The Dehalococcoidia bacterium region GTCGTACAGCAGGCGGTCGGCCGCGGCGTACTCCGCGTTCACCGCGAACACGGAGCGCTCGCACAGGGCCTGCATCTGAGGATAGCGCGCCTGCAGGGCGCTGCGCACGGCCGCAGCGCGGGCGCCGGGCGGCACGTCCAGGGGGAAGCTGCGCACGCCGGCGCCCTCGGCGAGCGCGGCGAAGAGGCGGACGGTGATCTGCATGGCGGTCCGTATCCGTATCGCTGGCAGAGAAATCGTATCATACGGTGCGCCAGAACCACGAAAAGGGGAACAATTCGTCAGCCGTTTGACTGTCCGCGTACGGTTGCTATAGTGGTGAAGGGATCGGCAGCGTGGTGGTTTCACCCGTGCGCAGCGCACGCCGGAAGCGCCACTCCTCCCCGTGGCTGCCCACGACCCCGTTCATCGTTCCGGCG contains the following coding sequences:
- a CDS encoding MoaD/ThiS family protein, whose translation is MQITVRLFAALAEGAGVRSFPLDVPPGARAAAVRSALQARYPQMQALCERSVFAVNAEYAAADRLLYDGDEVALIPPVSGG